From Methanomassiliicoccales archaeon LGM-RCC1, one genomic window encodes:
- a CDS encoding twitching motility protein PilT, translating to MQTVVLDTNALLMPFEMKMNLDLALRDLLGEVRIVVPGPLVGELKHMDHKYAKAAIALARKYEIIPTEYTGDNAVVEMAAKTGGYVLTNDKELRRRLRKEGVPIIMLRSGTHLVIDSYLGEE from the coding sequence ATGCAGACCGTCGTGCTCGACACAAACGCCTTACTCATGCCTTTTGAGATGAAGATGAACCTCGACCTCGCACTGAGGGATCTCCTCGGCGAGGTCAGGATCGTCGTCCCCGGACCGTTGGTCGGGGAATTGAAGCACATGGACCACAAGTACGCGAAAGCGGCCATAGCTTTGGCCCGCAAGTACGAGATCATCCCTACGGAGTACACCGGGGACAACGCAGTGGTTGAGATGGCCGCCAAGACCGGCGGTTACGTCCTTACCAATGACAAGGAGCTGAGGAGAAGGCTCAGGAAGGAAGGGGTGCCGATAATCATGCTCCGTTCCGGAACGCACCTCGTCATCGATTCGTATCTCGGCGAGGAATGA
- a CDS encoding DUF2099 family protein — MPTDVPAILSKSLEEKRIEVAIVCLEGSGTSVVTDPSIMKEIGPRIIGSESTEPDKQIIDIVGEDNVLDPETAKVDQIEGVCVAYDNGMHRVAVTTHSDKDAQMMRDMFGSDLCIIGILQESTDRARELMDIILVGNVLEIITDFGKEISG, encoded by the coding sequence ATGCCGACGGATGTCCCTGCGATCCTATCGAAGTCCCTTGAGGAGAAGAGGATAGAGGTTGCTATAGTCTGCCTCGAAGGCAGCGGGACGTCCGTCGTCACCGACCCTTCCATAATGAAGGAGATCGGACCCAGGATCATAGGCTCGGAATCAACAGAACCAGACAAACAGATTATCGATATCGTGGGAGAGGACAACGTCCTCGACCCGGAGACCGCCAAGGTGGATCAGATCGAGGGCGTATGCGTCGCATACGACAACGGGATGCACAGGGTGGCGGTGACCACGCACTCGGACAAGGATGCTCAGATGATGAGGGACATGTTCGGGAGCGATCTTTGTATAATCGGGATACTCCAGGAATCCACGGACAGGGCGAGGGAGCTCATGGACATCATCCTCGTCGGGAACGTTCTGGAGATAATCACGGACTTCGGAAAAGAGATCTCGGGATGA
- a CDS encoding peptidylprolyl isomerase, translating into MTTVIMHTSMGDIKIKMHDDMPITTGNFVKLSKDGFYDGTIFHRVIEGFMIQGGDPQGTGMGGPGYTIEDEFGTGHSNIRGTISMANTGRPHSGGSQFFINVVDNTYLDKEDPRTPSAHPVFGTVLEGMDVADKISKVQTDRMDRPLEPVKLVSVEVIE; encoded by the coding sequence ATGACCACAGTGATTATGCACACCTCAATGGGTGACATCAAGATCAAAATGCACGACGACATGCCCATCACCACAGGCAACTTCGTCAAGCTCTCTAAGGACGGCTTCTACGACGGCACCATCTTCCACAGGGTCATCGAGGGATTCATGATTCAGGGAGGAGACCCCCAGGGAACCGGAATGGGCGGACCCGGATACACCATCGAGGACGAGTTCGGAACCGGACACTCCAACATCAGGGGAACCATCTCGATGGCCAACACCGGAAGGCCCCACAGCGGAGGCAGCCAGTTCTTCATCAACGTCGTCGACAACACCTACCTCGACAAGGAGGACCCCAGGACACCTTCGGCACATCCCGTGTTCGGAACCGTGCTCGAGGGAATGGACGTCGCCGACAAGATCAGCAAGGTCCAGACCGACAGGATGGACAGGCCTCTTGAACCTGTCAAGCTCGTATCGGTCGAAGTAATCGAGTGA
- a CDS encoding flavodoxin family protein, with amino-acid sequence MKVLLINGSPHEKGCTYTSLKEVADTLEQNGISTEIHWIGKGDIPGCRSCGYCRSKGRCVIEDDVNAIGARIDEFDGFVFGAPVFYSGPAAQITAWMDRFFYSYSSKLGGKAAASVVNARRGGNSASFERLNQYYLISGMIVPGSQYWNMTHGLAPEDVSKDGEGLQTMRALGRNMAWILKCIDAGKEKGLSFPELEPRIATHFVMPKE; translated from the coding sequence ATGAAGGTCCTGTTGATCAACGGAAGCCCTCACGAGAAGGGTTGCACATACACATCACTGAAGGAAGTCGCGGATACGCTGGAACAGAACGGCATCTCCACCGAGATCCATTGGATCGGCAAGGGGGACATTCCCGGATGCAGAAGCTGCGGATACTGCAGGTCCAAAGGACGTTGCGTCATCGAGGATGATGTAAACGCCATCGGAGCGAGGATCGATGAATTCGACGGCTTCGTTTTCGGCGCACCGGTCTTCTATTCCGGGCCTGCGGCGCAGATCACCGCATGGATGGACCGTTTCTTCTATTCCTACTCATCGAAGCTGGGAGGCAAGGCTGCAGCATCCGTCGTCAACGCCCGCAGGGGAGGCAACTCAGCATCATTCGAGAGGCTCAACCAGTACTATCTCATCAGCGGGATGATCGTTCCCGGATCCCAGTATTGGAACATGACCCATGGTTTGGCACCGGAGGACGTCTCCAAGGACGGCGAGGGGCTTCAGACCATGAGGGCTCTGGGAAGGAACATGGCATGGATCCTGAAATGCATCGATGCAGGCAAGGAGAAAGGACTATCGTTCCCTGAGCTGGAGCCCAGGATAGCTACCCATTTCGTAATGCCCAAGGAATGA
- a CDS encoding GNAT family N-acetyltransferase, with translation MQLSLRRVEPDSEDYTFAVDLYYSSFPEPERDKIESIMKVSGTDLGEFSVILDGDDRVGILYRIFRHNLVYIYYLAIVPGLRNRGYGTAVLSMIKEMHPGSRFALNTEALDPRADNNDQRLSRIRFYERNGFNDSGDRVKWEGVTYALMSCGGNVSKAELEWMFILLSIKGKRED, from the coding sequence ATGCAGCTGTCGTTGAGACGTGTAGAGCCCGATTCCGAGGACTATACGTTCGCTGTAGACCTCTATTACTCGTCGTTCCCTGAGCCGGAACGGGATAAGATAGAGTCCATCATGAAGGTGTCCGGAACCGACCTGGGAGAGTTCAGCGTCATTCTGGATGGTGACGACAGGGTAGGCATCCTCTACAGGATATTCCGCCACAATCTCGTATACATCTACTACCTAGCCATCGTACCGGGACTCAGGAACCGGGGATATGGCACGGCCGTCCTCTCCATGATCAAGGAGATGCATCCAGGCAGCAGGTTCGCCCTCAACACGGAGGCTCTCGATCCAAGGGCAGACAATAACGATCAGCGGCTCTCCAGGATCAGATTCTATGAGAGGAACGGGTTCAATGATTCCGGCGACAGGGTCAAATGGGAAGGCGTCACCTACGCCCTCATGTCATGCGGCGGGAACGTCAGCAAGGCCGAGCTGGAATGGATGTTCATCCTTCTGTCGATAAAAGGAAAACGCGAGGATTAA
- a CDS encoding aldo/keto reductase produces the protein MIDEKIGKLGFGLMRLPRKGEEIDIEQVKEMVDLYMEAGFNYFDTAWAYPGSEEATRKALVERYPRDSYYLATKNAAWRVKTKEEALAQFETSLERLGTDYIDFYLLHNLGNARIKPFDDFDMWNFVIDLKKQGKVKHIGFSFHSTADALEPLLEAHPEMEFVQLQINYADWESDSVQSRKNLELARKYGKPVIVMEPVKGGLLAKPPKKVEDILKTAEPDRSCASWAVRFCADREGVLTVLSGMSDVDQMKDNLSYMKGFEGLTDGQRKTIEDASAALKSYPIIQCTSCNYCAKVCPANIGISGTFEASNQVIQYGLTEFSKGQLQWLVQGQGSKPAQDCLKCGKCEEVCPQNIKIPDELERCIKLFEE, from the coding sequence ATGATCGACGAGAAGATAGGCAAGCTTGGATTCGGACTCATGCGCCTCCCCCGCAAGGGCGAGGAGATCGATATCGAACAGGTAAAGGAGATGGTCGACCTCTACATGGAGGCCGGTTTCAACTACTTCGACACAGCGTGGGCGTATCCTGGCAGCGAGGAGGCCACGAGGAAGGCCCTGGTGGAGAGGTATCCCCGCGACAGCTACTACCTTGCGACGAAGAACGCCGCCTGGAGGGTGAAGACCAAGGAGGAAGCGCTTGCACAGTTCGAGACATCCCTCGAACGCCTGGGCACCGACTACATCGACTTCTATCTCTTGCATAACCTCGGCAACGCCAGGATCAAGCCCTTCGACGACTTCGACATGTGGAATTTCGTCATCGACCTGAAGAAACAGGGGAAGGTGAAGCACATAGGATTCTCGTTCCATTCCACGGCAGATGCGCTGGAGCCCCTGCTCGAGGCACATCCGGAGATGGAGTTCGTGCAGCTCCAGATCAACTATGCTGACTGGGAGAGCGACTCCGTCCAATCAAGGAAGAACCTTGAGCTTGCCAGGAAGTACGGCAAGCCGGTCATCGTCATGGAGCCTGTCAAAGGAGGTCTGCTGGCCAAGCCCCCGAAGAAAGTCGAGGACATCCTGAAGACCGCAGAGCCCGACAGGAGCTGCGCATCATGGGCGGTCAGATTCTGCGCTGACAGGGAAGGTGTGCTCACGGTCCTGTCTGGGATGTCGGATGTCGACCAGATGAAGGACAATCTCTCTTACATGAAGGGATTCGAAGGACTCACCGACGGACAGAGGAAGACCATAGAGGATGCCTCGGCCGCCCTGAAATCATATCCGATAATCCAGTGCACGTCATGCAACTACTGCGCAAAGGTCTGCCCTGCGAACATAGGCATCTCGGGGACGTTCGAGGCCTCCAACCAGGTCATACAATACGGTCTGACGGAATTCTCCAAGGGACAGCTCCAATGGCTTGTCCAGGGTCAGGGCAGCAAGCCTGCCCAGGACTGCCTGAAATGCGGTAAGTGCGAGGAGGTCTGCCCCCAGAACATAAAGATACCCGACGAGCTTGAGAGATGTATCAAGCTCTTCGAGGAGTGA
- a CDS encoding 5'-methylthioadenosine/adenosylhomocysteine nucleosidase — MQTKELLAIIAVTVIAVLACAFVYENSNGGNEPDRIGIIGAMEEEVAALKDAMDIDYTEEIASMDFCVGRLYGQDIVVVQCGMGKVNAGICAQTLISKFNVKHVINTGVSGSLDSRLNIGDFVVSVDAVQHDFDVEPIGFVKGEIPYTGLYTFKADDALREKAVWAISQHVGATVMEGRICTGDQFISTPEQKAALNAEWGGLCCEMEGGAVAQVCYLCNVPFVIIRAVSDTTNGDSPEEYEEFRMLIAHQCALTVAYMIEHFDEDAQHL; from the coding sequence ATGCAGACCAAGGAACTCCTCGCAATAATCGCCGTGACAGTCATCGCTGTGCTGGCCTGTGCCTTCGTATACGAGAACAGCAACGGCGGGAACGAACCCGATAGGATCGGGATCATCGGAGCCATGGAAGAAGAAGTGGCCGCTCTTAAAGATGCCATGGACATCGATTACACCGAAGAGATCGCCAGCATGGACTTCTGCGTGGGCAGGCTCTACGGTCAGGACATCGTCGTCGTGCAATGCGGTATGGGGAAGGTCAATGCGGGGATCTGTGCCCAGACGCTAATCTCAAAATTCAACGTCAAACACGTCATCAACACAGGCGTGTCTGGATCCTTGGACAGCAGGCTGAACATCGGCGATTTTGTCGTCTCAGTCGATGCCGTGCAGCATGATTTCGACGTCGAACCCATCGGATTCGTGAAAGGGGAAATCCCCTACACCGGGCTGTATACCTTCAAGGCGGACGATGCACTGAGGGAGAAAGCCGTATGGGCCATATCGCAACACGTCGGCGCCACAGTCATGGAGGGCAGGATCTGCACCGGCGACCAGTTCATCAGCACACCCGAGCAGAAGGCCGCTTTGAACGCTGAATGGGGCGGGCTCTGCTGCGAGATGGAAGGCGGTGCTGTAGCACAGGTATGTTATCTCTGCAACGTCCCCTTCGTCATTATCAGAGCTGTATCCGACACTACAAACGGGGACAGTCCGGAGGAATACGAGGAGTTCAGGATGTTGATCGCCCATCAGTGCGCCTTGACGGTGGCGTACATGATCGAGCACTTCGACGAAGACGCTCAACACCTGTGA